In the genome of Zobellia nedashkovskayae, the window CACTTCACCTTCTTCTCCCATGGTTTTTGGAGTAACATAAATACCTGCAATATTTTTGGAGACGTGAAAAATGTAATCACTATACTGCCCAACAAGATCCTTGTAAATTTGATCCAGATTAGCATAATTATCGCTACTTTTCTCTTGTGTCCATTTTTTCAAGAACGGCGCAATTCGTTGTAAGTTTAGAATGCCGTACATACTAGCCTGCATGGCATCATCACCTAAATCTTCGGTCTGAGACCTAGGGTCAAAATCACGGCCCTCACCACCAAACCAAAGCCTTGGATTGGATGAAACACTGTCTACTACCATTTGGCTTAAAAGGTCTTTTTCGTCCTTAATAGACAAATCATCTGCAAATCTAGAATACCCCCATTGAATAGCCCATTTGTCGTAATCGCCTATGCGCGGCATTAAATCTTCTACAGGAATACTGTCTTCTGGTTGTGCCACATAATTAAAACGAGCATAGTCCATGATTGAACTTGTATGTCCGTTCTTTTTTAGAAATGCTGCATCACGTAATTTTTCTACAGGAGTTGCAGAACTAGCTCCCATATTATGTCTGAGTCCTAACGTATGACCAACTTCATGAGAGGCCACAAAACGGATGAGGTTTCCCATAAGTTCCGTATCGTACTCCATTTTTCTAGCACGTTCGTCAACAGCACCGGCCTGAACCATATACCAGCTGTGTAATAAGCTCATAAGATTATGATACCATCCAATATGACTTTCTAATATTTCGCCACTCCTGGGGTCTACAATATTGGGTCCGTAAGCATTTTTTGAAGGTGAAGCAAAATAGCGCAGAACTGAAAAACGCGAATCTTCAAGACTCATGCTTTTATCATTTTCTGGCCAAGGCTTACCTATAATGGCATTTTTAAATCCGGCCTGTTCAAAAGCCACTTGCCAATCGTTTATTCCTTGTATAAGAAAAGGTCTCCACTTTTTAGGTGTAGCAGGATCAATATAATAGACAATAGGGTTTTTTGGTTCTACCAACTCGCCTTGTTTCCATTTTAAGGAATCTTCAGCTTTAGGTTCTAATCGCCATCTGTGAATATACGTGTTGCGATCTACTTGTTGTTGATCATCACCATATTCTAAATATGAGCTTGCAAAATAACCTACACGGTCATCGTACAGCCTTTTTCTCATAGGAACTTTTGGAAGTAGAATAAAGGAATTGTTGATTTCTAAAGTAACTACTCCTGCAAGAATCGCTGCTGGAAGCTCTTTTCTTTTGTCTAATCCAGATTTGGCCTTATAGGTTTTAACGGTCTTTATTTCGGTATTTAATGGAAACGAATTTATTTCCTTTATATAGGACTTATCTTTTTCAAGGGAAGTCAGTTTGTAGTCGTCTTTTTTGTCTCCGTTAAGTGCTAATAGAGGATTTTCACCATTTATGAAATCCGTTACATCTATTACATGAGATTGCTTGTCATCATTGGTAGCTTTAATAGTAAAAGCTTCAAGAATAGGAGTGATGTTAGAATTATTTACCGCTTTTGAAATGGCATCGTCTTCGCTCGCTGCACTTACTAATGTGGCAATACGAAGGAAAATATTATTTGAAGGGCCTTTTTCGAAGGTTATAGTATTTTCTGAAATTTTTTCTCCACCATAGTTTCCGCCTCCAGACGGTGTTTTTATAAATCTTGTCACCACAAGCATCTCTCGGTTGAAAAGACTATCAGGTATTTCAAAATAATACTTATCTCCTACTTTATGAACATCAAAGAGCCCTGTTTTAGATATGGCCTCACTAGTAATTAAACGGTCGTAAGCTTTAGCACCTGTTGCCGCTAGGCTTTCTACTTTACCTTTTTTGTTTGATTTTCTAGCCACGCCAATGGTGCTGCAAGATACAGCCAACAGTAGCAACCCTATGTATGTAAAAAGTTGTTTCATTGATATAAAAATTTACCGCTCCTATAATTTGGGATTACAGGTAGTAGTCGGTATTCGCCCCTTAAAATGTGCCCGTGATGGGTCTTCGTATAAGTAGCGAACGTGTCAGTTCTTACTTTAGTATGGTTGTGGTTGAGTCTTATTCGCTTTTAACAGAAAATTGCATTGGCTTTAACAAGCCTGCGGCTACAACCCTAGTTATATACGGCAATCTCAATAAAAAAGACGAGTTTAATATACAATTCTGTTAGGTGGATGTCAATTTTAAAATTGAAAAACAACAAAGAGAACTGTTTTGGTGACTGGATGAAACGGCAATCTTTAAATCTTCTATCGTATTAGAATCATTACGGCACCCAAGGCTGTTAATACCAAAATCATTTTTCGATAAAAATCCTCTTTAATAATTTTCACTAGACGTATACCTAAGAAAACCCCTAAAATAATACCGGGTACCAACTTCAAATCAAATAAAAGGGTTTCAACGGTTATGGTCTCCCAAACAAAAATGTGTAAGGGTAATTTAAGTACATTGATTATAAGGAATAACCAAGCGGCAGTACCTATAAATTCGTTTTTTGGGACGCGCATGGCTAAGAAGTAAATGTTACTGAATGCACCACCTAAATTACCTATCATGGTAGTAATACCTGCAATAGTTCCTACTAGGCCTGCAAAGAGCCAATGCGTGGGCACGGCTTGTGATTTTCTTCTGTCCCACCAGTACATCATGACCACACTTACCAAGATTATCATGGCCATGGCAATCTTAAAAAGACCTTCATCCAAATCGTTTCCAATAAAGACACCACAGACAATGCCCACCAGAATCCAAGGTA includes:
- a CDS encoding zinc-dependent metalloprotease, with product MKQLFTYIGLLLLAVSCSTIGVARKSNKKGKVESLAATGAKAYDRLITSEAISKTGLFDVHKVGDKYYFEIPDSLFNREMLVVTRFIKTPSGGGNYGGEKISENTITFEKGPSNNIFLRIATLVSAASEDDAISKAVNNSNITPILEAFTIKATNDDKQSHVIDVTDFINGENPLLALNGDKKDDYKLTSLEKDKSYIKEINSFPLNTEIKTVKTYKAKSGLDKRKELPAAILAGVVTLEINNSFILLPKVPMRKRLYDDRVGYFASSYLEYGDDQQQVDRNTYIHRWRLEPKAEDSLKWKQGELVEPKNPIVYYIDPATPKKWRPFLIQGINDWQVAFEQAGFKNAIIGKPWPENDKSMSLEDSRFSVLRYFASPSKNAYGPNIVDPRSGEILESHIGWYHNLMSLLHSWYMVQAGAVDERARKMEYDTELMGNLIRFVASHEVGHTLGLRHNMGASSATPVEKLRDAAFLKKNGHTSSIMDYARFNYVAQPEDSIPVEDLMPRIGDYDKWAIQWGYSRFADDLSIKDEKDLLSQMVVDSVSSNPRLWFGGEGRDFDPRSQTEDLGDDAMQASMYGILNLQRIAPFLKKWTQEKSSDNYANLDQIYKDLVGQYSDYIFHVSKNIAGIYVTPKTMGEEGEVYRPVEKQKQKQALVFLNNYIFKEPKWLLRNDILNAIQSPQSKESVTKTMESIMLNLLGGSRLSRMTFIAERYEDEDPYLPQDYMDDLNQLVWGDMNVFYQTNAYRRKLQKSYVSNLITLYKPDEAEGMVEGILAKLSEGYTSNTDVRSLALDNLINLQGKIKRTIPVMTDRLTIAHLNYLKREIESVVGETKDVDPLFIPFRRDISIQESEEN
- a CDS encoding sulfite exporter TauE/SafE family protein — translated: MFLTTTFDITLTAWALAFTAATVIGLSKAGIKGIAIVNVTLMALAFTAKASTGIVVPLLVVGDIFAVIYYNRHANWAHILKFLPWILVGIVCGVFIGNDLDEGLFKIAMAMIILVSVVMMYWWDRRKSQAVPTHWLFAGLVGTIAGITTMIGNLGGAFSNIYFLAMRVPKNEFIGTAAWLFLIINVLKLPLHIFVWETITVETLLFDLKLVPGIILGVFLGIRLVKIIKEDFYRKMILVLTALGAVMILIR